A window of Lentibacillus sp. Marseille-P4043 contains these coding sequences:
- the uvrA gene encoding excinuclease ABC subunit UvrA, with protein sequence MPSKAIQIKGARAHNLKNVDINIPKNKLVVLTGLSGSGKSSLAFDTIYAEGQRRYVESLSAYARQFLGQMDKPDVDAIEGLSPAISIDQKTTSRNPRSTVGTVTEIYDYLRLLFARVGHPTCPKHGIEISSQTVQQMVDRILEYPERTKLQILAPVVSGRKGEHVQTFEKLKQEGYVRIRVDKEMREVTDEIKLEKNKKHSIEVVVDRIVVKDGIAGRLSDSIETALALGEGNLIVDVIGEEELKFSENHACPICGFSISELEPRLFSFNSPFGACPTCDGLGTNLEVDLDLVIPDWDKTLNEHAIAAWEPISSQYYPQLLKSVCTHYGIDMDTPVKKLSKKQLDIILNGSGKEKIHFHYVNDFGKIRDNEIMFEGVLNNIARRFRETSSDFIRETLEKYMAHKDCPTCNGYRLKEEALAVLINNLHISQVTDFSITEAKDFFNSLDLTEKEEKIAQMILKEIGNRLEFLNNVGLDYLTLSRAAGTLSGGEAQRIRLATQIGSALTGVLYVLDEPSIGLHQRDNDRLINTLKQMRDLDNTLIVVEHDEDTMLAADWLIDIGPGAGEHGGAIVASGTPEKVMKNKKSLTGKYLAGKEFVPLPVERRKPTKKQIEVVGAEENNLKNITAEFPLGLMTVVTGVSGSGKSTLVNEILYKSLAKELYRGKHKPGKHKKVNGINNIEKVIDIDQSPIGRTPRSNPATYTGMFDNIRDVFAQTNEAKIRGYKKGRFSFNVKGGRCEACRGDGIIKIEMHFLPDVYVPCEVCHGKRYNRETLEVKYKGKNIADVLEMTVEEALDFFANIPKIKRKLQTVYDVGLGYVKLGQPATTLSGGEAQRVKLASELHRRSNGKSFYILDEPTTGLHVDDIKRLLSVLQRLVDNGDTVLIIEHNLDVIKTADHIMDLGPEGGDRGGQIIATGTPEQIAETEASYTGWYLKPILERDRKRMEEVLEKKEKVGSK encoded by the coding sequence ATGCCTAGTAAAGCTATACAAATAAAAGGTGCCAGAGCACACAATTTAAAAAACGTTGATATAAACATCCCGAAAAACAAGCTTGTTGTCTTAACTGGTTTATCAGGATCGGGTAAGTCATCACTTGCATTTGACACAATTTATGCGGAAGGCCAGCGCCGTTATGTCGAGTCCCTTTCCGCATATGCACGCCAGTTTTTAGGACAGATGGATAAGCCTGATGTGGATGCAATTGAAGGACTGTCGCCAGCAATATCGATAGACCAAAAAACAACAAGTAGAAATCCACGTTCAACAGTCGGGACAGTAACAGAAATCTATGATTACTTACGCCTGCTCTTCGCTCGAGTAGGGCACCCGACATGTCCGAAACATGGTATTGAAATTAGCTCACAAACTGTACAACAAATGGTTGATCGTATTTTGGAATATCCAGAGCGCACCAAATTGCAAATTCTTGCACCAGTTGTTTCCGGGCGTAAAGGGGAACATGTCCAAACATTTGAGAAGTTAAAACAAGAAGGATATGTCCGGATTCGCGTTGATAAAGAGATGCGTGAAGTAACGGATGAAATCAAACTGGAGAAAAATAAAAAACATTCCATTGAGGTTGTTGTAGACAGGATTGTTGTAAAAGATGGGATTGCCGGTAGACTAAGTGATTCAATTGAAACAGCCTTAGCTCTTGGGGAGGGCAACCTAATCGTCGATGTGATTGGTGAAGAGGAATTAAAATTTAGTGAAAACCACGCATGTCCGATTTGTGGGTTTTCGATCAGTGAATTGGAACCTCGCTTATTTTCGTTTAATAGCCCGTTTGGAGCGTGTCCAACTTGTGATGGTTTAGGAACCAACTTGGAGGTTGATCTTGATTTGGTTATTCCGGATTGGGATAAAACGTTAAATGAACACGCTATTGCTGCTTGGGAGCCAATTAGTTCGCAGTATTATCCACAATTATTAAAGAGCGTTTGTACCCATTATGGAATTGATATGGATACACCGGTTAAGAAACTTTCAAAAAAACAGCTAGATATTATTTTAAATGGGAGTGGCAAGGAAAAAATTCATTTCCATTATGTAAATGATTTTGGGAAGATTCGTGACAATGAAATTATGTTTGAAGGGGTCTTGAATAACATTGCAAGACGATTTCGCGAAACATCGTCAGACTTCATTCGGGAGACCCTGGAAAAATATATGGCCCATAAAGATTGTCCTACGTGTAATGGATACCGATTAAAAGAAGAAGCACTTGCTGTATTGATAAATAATCTGCACATTAGTCAGGTTACAGACTTTTCCATTACTGAAGCGAAGGATTTTTTCAACAGCTTGGATCTAACTGAAAAGGAAGAAAAAATTGCCCAAATGATTTTGAAGGAAATTGGTAATCGCCTTGAATTCTTAAATAATGTAGGGCTTGATTACTTAACATTATCGCGTGCTGCTGGGACACTTTCCGGTGGGGAAGCCCAACGAATCCGCTTAGCAACGCAAATTGGCTCCGCGTTAACTGGAGTATTATACGTGTTGGATGAACCATCGATTGGCTTACATCAGCGTGATAACGATCGTCTAATTAATACGTTGAAGCAGATGCGTGATTTGGATAACACATTGATTGTTGTTGAGCATGATGAAGATACAATGCTTGCAGCTGATTGGCTAATTGATATTGGACCAGGTGCAGGTGAACATGGTGGTGCAATTGTAGCAAGTGGGACACCTGAGAAAGTAATGAAAAATAAGAAATCCTTAACTGGTAAATATTTGGCTGGGAAAGAATTTGTTCCCCTTCCAGTCGAACGCAGAAAACCAACGAAAAAGCAAATTGAAGTAGTCGGTGCTGAAGAAAACAATTTAAAGAATATAACAGCTGAGTTCCCACTTGGATTAATGACAGTTGTAACCGGTGTTTCTGGTTCGGGTAAAAGTACATTGGTGAATGAGATTTTATATAAATCATTAGCGAAAGAGCTTTATCGTGGAAAACACAAGCCCGGAAAACATAAAAAAGTTAATGGAATAAATAACATCGAAAAAGTAATTGATATTGATCAATCCCCAATCGGGCGGACACCACGTTCGAATCCGGCAACATATACGGGTATGTTTGATAATATCCGTGATGTGTTCGCACAAACGAATGAGGCCAAAATTCGCGGTTACAAAAAGGGACGTTTCAGCTTTAATGTAAAAGGTGGACGTTGTGAAGCGTGCCGAGGTGATGGCATTATAAAAATTGAAATGCACTTTCTGCCGGATGTGTATGTTCCGTGTGAAGTTTGTCATGGCAAACGCTATAACCGGGAAACATTAGAAGTGAAATACAAAGGCAAAAATATTGCTGATGTGTTGGAGATGACCGTCGAAGAAGCGCTGGACTTTTTTGCCAATATCCCTAAGATAAAACGAAAGCTGCAAACCGTTTATGATGTTGGACTAGGCTACGTCAAATTAGGCCAGCCCGCCACAACATTATCAGGTGGGGAAGCACAACGGGTGAAATTAGCTAGTGAATTACACCGAAGATCCAATGGCAAATCATTTTATATTTTAGATGAACCAACAACAGGATTACATGTGGATGATATTAAACGGTTGTTAAGTGTACTGCAGCGGTTGGTTGACAATGGCGACACGGTGTTAATTATTGAACACAATCTTGATGTCATTAAGACCGCCGATCATATTATGGATCTCGGTCCTGAAGGTGGCGACCGTGGTGGGCAAATTATCGCAACGGGAACACCTGAACAAATTGCGGAAACCGAAGCATCGTATACAGGATGGTATTTGAAGCCAATCTTGGAACGCGATCGAAAGCGGATGGAAGAAGTGCTTGAGAAGAAAGAAAAAGTTGGTTCGAAGTGA
- a CDS encoding YojF family protein encodes MKPIEIEKVQESFKRFINKDVYVHLETTNGAYASHFDDKAYNVGAYIRNAKVKFSQAKIVGDGKAYRAGLKMEFGWIYAEGLTDWTIQGDNQLLLAGHDREGRLMVSLEVSETPFRY; translated from the coding sequence ATGAAACCGATTGAAATTGAAAAAGTACAAGAATCGTTTAAACGTTTTATTAATAAAGACGTCTATGTTCATTTAGAAACAACCAATGGTGCCTACGCAAGTCATTTTGATGATAAAGCATATAATGTTGGAGCCTATATTCGTAATGCGAAAGTGAAATTTTCCCAAGCGAAGATTGTTGGCGATGGAAAAGCATATCGTGCTGGACTAAAAATGGAATTTGGTTGGATATATGCCGAGGGATTAACGGATTGGACAATACAGGGAGATAATCAGTTACTACTAGCTGGACATGATCGTGAAGGACGTTTAATGGTTTCACTAGAAGTTAGTGAAACACCATTTCGTTATTAA
- the bshB2 gene encoding bacillithiol biosynthesis deacetylase BshB2, whose translation MEKHVVVIYPHPDDESFGAAGTIAEFREQGVPVTYLCGTLGEMGRNMGKPTFANRETLPEIRKEELINACKALDVELKMLGYRDKTIEFEDRQEVAEHLKGILEEIEPSLVITHYPGYAVHPDHNALGAAAIEAVWQMDENKRPTVWAQAISNNSAEELGKPDVKNDVMGAFDKKLAAISAHKSQAFGIMDQFKESQEDDAAVSEGAKKVLGKEQFYIWKF comes from the coding sequence ATGGAAAAACACGTTGTTGTTATATATCCGCATCCAGATGATGAATCATTTGGTGCAGCAGGAACAATTGCGGAATTTCGTGAACAGGGTGTGCCTGTTACATACCTATGTGGAACATTAGGTGAAATGGGGCGCAATATGGGAAAACCCACATTTGCCAATCGCGAAACATTACCGGAAATTCGCAAAGAAGAGTTAATAAACGCATGTAAAGCACTTGATGTAGAATTAAAAATGCTTGGCTATCGTGATAAAACAATCGAATTTGAAGATCGTCAGGAAGTTGCTGAACATTTAAAAGGTATTTTAGAAGAAATTGAACCAAGTCTTGTAATCACCCATTATCCTGGATATGCAGTACACCCCGATCATAATGCTTTAGGTGCAGCTGCTATTGAAGCGGTGTGGCAGATGGATGAGAATAAGCGTCCAACTGTATGGGCACAAGCAATTTCAAATAATTCCGCTGAAGAATTAGGTAAGCCTGATGTAAAAAATGATGTTATGGGTGCTTTTGATAAAAAGCTAGCAGCTATATCTGCGCATAAATCACAGGCTTTCGGCATTATGGACCAGTTTAAAGAAAGTCAGGAAGATGACGCGGCAGTTAGTGAAGGCGCAAAAAAGGTACTTGGTAAAGAACAATTTTATATATGGAAATTCTAG
- a CDS encoding phage holin family protein, whose protein sequence is MFLRWFLSVFLNAVALIAVAQLFDSFHLEEFGAALLASFILSILNVIVKPILIIFTLPITVISLGLFLFVINAITLMITQGVMGSSFVINGFGTAIIAAVVISILNLLLNQLVKDATR, encoded by the coding sequence ATGTTCCTACGCTGGTTTTTGTCCGTATTCCTAAATGCGGTTGCATTGATTGCGGTAGCACAGTTGTTTGATTCCTTTCATTTAGAGGAATTTGGTGCAGCCTTGCTGGCCAGTTTCATCTTGTCCATCTTGAATGTCATTGTTAAGCCAATTTTAATTATTTTTACATTACCAATTACAGTTATATCACTTGGTTTATTTTTATTTGTGATTAATGCGATTACACTAATGATCACACAAGGAGTGATGGGCTCATCCTTTGTTATTAACGGTTTTGGAACTGCCATTATTGCGGCGGTAGTAATATCGATTTTAAATCTATTACTAAACCAACTCGTTAAAGATGCAACGCGGTAG
- a CDS encoding PspC domain-containing protein, with protein MPKRLTRSIMDRKIAGVLGGIAEYFNIDATIVRLVFIIALISSVFTLSLIYLVATIIIPNEGEVH; from the coding sequence ATGCCTAAACGATTAACCAGATCAATTATGGATCGTAAAATTGCGGGAGTATTAGGAGGAATTGCCGAATACTTTAATATAGATGCTACGATTGTAAGACTTGTATTCATTATCGCTTTAATCTCAAGTGTATTTACGTTGTCATTAATTTACCTTGTAGCAACAATTATTATTCCAAATGAGGGTGAGGTGCATTAA
- the hprK gene encoding HPr(Ser) kinase/phosphatase — MEKVRTKDLLANFNLTLVAGEDGIHREITTSDISRPGIEMTGYFKYYPKERLQLIGKTEMAYFLDLTDEQKRDRVEKLCTDITPGIVVSRGMDIPEVLIDAANESGVPILHSPRKTTRVISRLTNYLEAKFAPFTAIHGVLVDIYGVGVLITGQSGVGKSETALELVKRGHRLVADDSVEIRQEDYDSLIGNAPDLIEHLLEIRGLGIINVMTLFGAGAVRSYKKISLIINLELWDEKKQYDRLGLDEETMKIMDVKLPKATVPVRPGRNLAVIIEVAAMNFRLKRMGVNAAEEFSERLTTMIDQEKDGME; from the coding sequence ATGGAAAAAGTACGTACAAAAGATTTACTGGCAAATTTTAATTTGACACTTGTTGCGGGGGAAGATGGGATACATAGAGAAATTACGACAAGTGATATCTCCCGTCCAGGAATTGAAATGACGGGGTATTTTAAGTATTATCCAAAAGAACGCTTACAACTTATTGGAAAAACAGAGATGGCTTATTTTTTAGATTTGACAGATGAACAGAAGAGAGATCGGGTTGAAAAGCTGTGTACAGACATTACACCAGGAATTGTCGTAAGCAGGGGGATGGATATCCCGGAAGTATTAATTGATGCAGCCAATGAATCTGGTGTACCTATTTTACATTCACCACGAAAAACTACACGCGTGATTAGCAGGTTAACCAACTATCTTGAAGCAAAATTCGCTCCATTTACAGCTATTCATGGTGTGCTTGTAGATATTTATGGTGTAGGGGTACTGATAACAGGGCAAAGTGGTGTTGGTAAAAGTGAAACTGCACTTGAACTGGTAAAACGCGGTCATCGCCTGGTAGCGGACGATAGTGTAGAAATTCGCCAAGAAGATTATGATAGTTTGATTGGCAATGCACCAGACTTAATTGAACATTTGCTGGAAATTCGTGGTTTGGGAATCATTAATGTTATGACACTATTTGGCGCAGGTGCAGTACGCAGTTACAAAAAAATCTCATTAATCATTAATTTAGAATTATGGGATGAAAAAAAACAATATGATCGGCTTGGGTTGGACGAGGAAACAATGAAAATCATGGATGTGAAACTTCCAAAAGCGACTGTTCCTGTTCGTCCAGGAAGAAATCTTGCTGTTATTATTGAAGTTGCAGCAATGAACTTTCGCTTAAAACGAATGGGTGTTAATGCAGCAGAAGAGTTTTCCGAGAGGTTAACAACCATGATTGATCAGGAAAAAGATGGCATGGAATAG
- the lgt gene encoding prolipoprotein diacylglyceryl transferase produces MTCSAPTLDRVFLEIGPLTIYWYGVIIAFGAFLGLYLATRESDRLGLKKDLVVDLVVFAIPIAIICARIYYVIFEWEQYEGGTWWDVFAIWNGGIAIHGALIGAVLTAIVFTRVRKVSFWQLADVIAPSIILGQAIGRWGNFMNQEAHGGAISEATYNSFHQYLPDFIMNQMCIDGIMYHPTFLYESFWDILVFIFLLFLRRFNPVRGEVFLSYAMTYSVGRFFIEGMRTDSLVSGGLRAAQVISIVIIVVGIALIIYRRKSGMAKYRYDGTKVKPKK; encoded by the coding sequence GTGACTTGTAGTGCACCTACACTGGATCGTGTATTTTTAGAAATAGGTCCATTAACCATTTACTGGTATGGGGTTATTATTGCATTTGGTGCCTTTTTAGGATTATATTTAGCAACTAGGGAGTCAGATCGACTTGGGCTAAAAAAAGATTTAGTCGTGGATCTAGTTGTATTTGCGATCCCTATTGCGATTATATGTGCCCGCATCTATTATGTGATTTTTGAATGGGAACAATATGAAGGTGGAACATGGTGGGATGTTTTTGCCATTTGGAATGGCGGTATCGCTATTCATGGTGCTTTAATTGGTGCGGTGTTAACCGCGATCGTATTCACCCGAGTGAGGAAAGTTTCGTTTTGGCAGTTGGCGGATGTTATCGCACCGAGTATTATTCTAGGGCAGGCAATTGGTCGCTGGGGTAATTTTATGAACCAGGAGGCACATGGTGGTGCAATTTCAGAAGCTACATATAATAGTTTCCACCAATATTTACCTGATTTTATTATGAATCAGATGTGTATTGATGGAATCATGTATCACCCAACATTTTTATATGAATCATTTTGGGATATTCTTGTGTTTATCTTCTTGTTGTTTTTACGCAGATTCAATCCAGTTCGTGGTGAAGTGTTCTTAAGTTACGCGATGACGTACTCTGTTGGTCGTTTCTTTATCGAAGGAATGCGTACCGATAGCTTAGTATCTGGAGGACTTCGCGCCGCACAAGTGATTTCTATTGTCATCATTGTAGTTGGTATTGCACTAATTATCTATCGCCGGAAGTCTGGGATGGCTAAGTACCGTTACGATGGTACAAAAGTGAAACCGAAGAAGTGA
- a CDS encoding nucleoside recognition domain-containing protein → MAGIFYRGLRQGAHVTFTLGKVIFPITLIVTILQYTSILPWIIKQLSPVMGFIGLPGEAAVPLVLGNSLNLYAGIAAIVSFDFSIKEVFILAVMLSFSHNLFIESTVAAKVGVSGWLISGIRIVLALIAAVIINLLWSGGAEPAQYGFISPSEQVLDGWFEIISQGVQTAIVAVAQLALIVIPLMIVMQFLREKGFLTKLSNGLAPFTKLLGMEKNTSMTLVAGLTIGLAYGAGLMIQAVKEDGVSKRDMYLALIFLVSCHAVVEDTVIFIPLGIPVWPLLVIRLITAILLTITIAFLWKRPEFYQRKGTSHEHSYNTF, encoded by the coding sequence TTGGCTGGCATTTTTTATCGGGGTCTTCGTCAAGGGGCACATGTTACCTTTACATTGGGAAAAGTCATCTTTCCAATTACCTTGATTGTAACAATTCTACAATATACATCGATACTACCATGGATTATTAAGCAGCTAAGTCCTGTTATGGGTTTTATCGGCCTTCCTGGTGAAGCAGCAGTACCATTAGTGCTGGGAAACTCACTGAATTTATATGCGGGAATTGCGGCAATTGTATCATTCGATTTCTCTATCAAAGAAGTATTTATCTTAGCAGTTATGCTGTCGTTTTCACATAATTTATTTATTGAATCGACAGTTGCTGCTAAAGTGGGGGTCAGTGGCTGGCTGATATCCGGTATTCGAATTGTTCTCGCCTTAATTGCTGCAGTTATTATAAATTTACTATGGTCTGGCGGTGCTGAACCTGCGCAATATGGCTTTATTTCACCATCTGAACAAGTTCTAGATGGCTGGTTTGAAATCATTAGTCAAGGTGTCCAGACAGCAATTGTTGCAGTAGCACAATTAGCATTAATTGTTATACCACTCATGATCGTTATGCAGTTTTTGCGAGAAAAAGGCTTTTTAACCAAATTATCGAATGGCTTGGCTCCATTCACTAAATTGCTTGGTATGGAAAAAAACACGTCCATGACACTTGTAGCAGGTTTAACAATTGGATTAGCCTATGGCGCAGGGTTAATGATCCAAGCGGTGAAAGAAGACGGTGTTTCGAAAAGAGATATGTACTTGGCTTTGATTTTTTTAGTATCTTGTCATGCTGTTGTGGAAGACACCGTCATATTTATTCCACTGGGGATACCAGTTTGGCCATTGCTTGTAATTCGACTAATAACAGCAATACTACTAACAATCACGATTGCTTTTTTATGGAAACGACCAGAATTTTACCAAAGGAAGGGAACATCACATGAGCATTCATACAATACTTTTTGA
- the ppaX gene encoding pyrophosphatase PpaX, with the protein MSIHTILFDLDGTLIDTNELIIASFKHTFDHYGKNFTREKAIEFIGPPLKESFETVDPSQADTMVETYRQHNLEHHDEYVTAFPFVIETLEHLREQGIQLGVVTTKMWDTVDKGLKLTGMDPFFETVITLDDVTHAKPHPEPIIKAMHDLNAKAESTLMVGDNSHDIEAGQNAGVQTAGVAWSLKGKEMLEAYHPTYMLNDIRDLFSILGV; encoded by the coding sequence ATGAGCATTCATACAATACTTTTTGATCTTGATGGAACATTGATTGATACGAATGAATTAATAATTGCTTCTTTTAAGCATACGTTTGATCATTATGGAAAAAACTTCACACGGGAAAAAGCGATTGAATTTATTGGACCGCCGTTAAAAGAATCGTTCGAAACCGTTGATCCATCACAAGCCGATACAATGGTGGAAACATATCGTCAGCACAATTTAGAGCATCATGATGAATATGTCACTGCTTTCCCTTTTGTTATCGAAACACTGGAACATTTAAGGGAGCAAGGCATTCAACTTGGTGTTGTGACGACAAAAATGTGGGATACAGTTGATAAAGGATTGAAGTTGACTGGTATGGATCCCTTTTTTGAGACGGTTATAACACTTGATGATGTCACACATGCCAAACCTCATCCAGAGCCAATTATCAAAGCAATGCATGATCTGAATGCAAAAGCAGAATCAACGTTAATGGTCGGAGATAATTCACATGATATTGAAGCAGGACAGAACGCTGGGGTTCAAACAGCTGGTGTTGCTTGGTCATTAAAGGGAAAAGAGATGTTAGAAGCATATCACCCAACCTACATGTTGAACGATATTAGGGATCTATTTTCGATTTTAGGGGTGTGA
- a CDS encoding acyltransferase translates to MRNTNRYQVNKANSLWQIYQTVSFWKVMKNFIVIQLARYTPFLAMKNWLYRTFLRMGVGGQTAFALMVMPDVMFPEKITVGSNSIIGYNTTILAHEYLIKEYRIGKVVIGDEVMIGANSTILPGVTIGDRAIVSAGTLVHKDVPAGAFVGGNPMRLIYTKEEMEKRMQGDADA, encoded by the coding sequence ATGCGTAACACGAACCGATATCAGGTGAACAAAGCCAATTCATTGTGGCAGATTTACCAGACTGTTTCTTTCTGGAAGGTAATGAAAAACTTCATTGTGATTCAACTTGCACGATACACCCCTTTCTTGGCAATGAAAAATTGGCTGTATCGGACGTTTTTACGCATGGGAGTTGGCGGACAAACCGCTTTTGCCTTAATGGTTATGCCAGACGTGATGTTTCCTGAAAAAATAACGGTTGGAAGCAACAGTATTATTGGCTATAATACAACGATATTAGCACACGAATATTTGATTAAGGAATATCGAATTGGTAAGGTCGTAATTGGCGATGAGGTTATGATTGGAGCAAACTCAACAATTCTACCAGGTGTTACGATTGGTGATCGGGCAATTGTCTCTGCTGGAACACTTGTCCATAAAGATGTACCAGCTGGAGCATTCGTTGGCGGGAATCCAATGCGTTTGATTTATACGAAGGAAGAAATGGAAAAGCGGATGCAGGGAGATGCTGACGCGTGA
- the glpK gene encoding glycerol kinase GlpK, translating to METYILALDQGTTSSRAILFNHNGEIVETGQKEFEQFFKKPGWVEHNANEIWTSILACITDVLRKSDIDPQQIAGIGITNQRETTVVWDKNTGKPIYKAIVWQSKQTTDICKELREQGYSDLFRDKTGLLIDPYFAGTKVKWILDNVDGARKKADNGDLLFGTIDSWLVYKLTGGQKHITDYSNASRTLMYNIYDLQWDDELLDILGVPKSMLPEVKQSSEVYGETVDYHFFGHEVPIAGIAGDQQAALFGQACFEKGMAKNTYGTGGFMLMNTGNEGVKSDNGLLTTLAWGVDGKVEYALEGSIFVAGSAIQWLRDGLQIIDDSPESEPLAKAVDSTDGVYVVPAFVGLGTPYWDSDVRGAVFGLTRGTTKEHFVRATLESLAYQTRDVVDAMITDSGIDLKTLRADGGAVENDFLMQFLSDMLGVSVERPVINETTALGAAYLAGLAVGYWESKEEITKQWKMDHIFEDKIAEDQREQLYDGWKKAVKAAQAFK from the coding sequence ATGGAGACGTACATCTTAGCACTAGATCAAGGCACAACGAGTTCACGTGCTATTTTATTTAATCATAATGGGGAGATAGTCGAAACTGGCCAGAAGGAATTTGAACAGTTTTTTAAAAAGCCTGGTTGGGTTGAACACAATGCAAACGAAATTTGGACATCGATTTTGGCGTGTATTACGGATGTGTTGCGAAAATCTGATATTGACCCACAACAAATAGCCGGGATTGGGATTACGAATCAGCGTGAAACAACCGTTGTATGGGATAAAAATACTGGAAAACCAATTTATAAAGCGATTGTTTGGCAATCTAAGCAAACAACGGATATTTGTAAAGAACTAAGAGAACAAGGCTACAGTGATCTATTTCGTGATAAAACTGGATTACTAATCGATCCATATTTTGCAGGTACAAAGGTAAAATGGATTTTAGACAATGTGGACGGTGCACGGAAAAAAGCGGATAATGGTGACTTACTATTTGGAACAATCGACTCATGGTTGGTATACAAATTGACTGGAGGGCAGAAACACATTACGGATTACTCGAATGCTTCCAGGACGTTAATGTACAATATTTATGATCTGCAATGGGATGATGAATTACTAGATATTCTTGGCGTACCGAAATCAATGCTACCAGAAGTGAAACAATCATCAGAAGTATATGGTGAGACGGTCGATTATCACTTTTTCGGACATGAAGTACCAATTGCTGGGATTGCTGGTGATCAGCAAGCAGCACTATTTGGTCAGGCATGCTTTGAAAAAGGGATGGCAAAAAACACATATGGAACTGGCGGATTTATGCTGATGAATACGGGTAATGAAGGCGTAAAATCAGACAACGGTTTATTAACGACACTAGCATGGGGTGTAGATGGAAAAGTAGAATATGCATTAGAAGGGAGTATTTTTGTAGCAGGTTCGGCTATACAATGGTTGCGTGATGGCTTGCAAATAATTGATGATTCTCCGGAGAGTGAACCATTGGCAAAGGCAGTAGATTCTACAGATGGCGTTTATGTTGTGCCTGCATTTGTTGGTCTGGGTACTCCATATTGGGATAGTGATGTACGTGGTGCAGTCTTTGGCCTTACGCGTGGTACAACGAAAGAACACTTTGTCAGAGCTACATTAGAGTCGCTTGCCTACCAAACGCGGGATGTGGTAGATGCAATGATTACCGATTCCGGGATTGATTTAAAAACGCTCCGGGCTGATGGGGGAGCAGTTGAAAATGACTTCCTTATGCAGTTCCTAAGCGATATGCTTGGCGTATCGGTTGAACGTCCGGTTATTAATGAGACAACTGCACTTGGTGCCGCATACTTGGCAGGGTTAGCAGTAGGATATTGGGAAAGCAAGGAAGAAATAACGAAACAATGGAAAATGGATCATATATTTGAAGATAAAATTGCTGAAGACCAACGTGAACAATTGTATGATGGATGGAAAAAAGCAGTTAAAGCGGCACAAGCTTTTAAGTAA